The genomic DNA GGTTCCGACTCAAGCTCGAGAAAACCGTCCTGAGTGACCATAGCGCAAGGTTGCACACCATCAGATCAGCACACCATCATACGAAAAAGAAAGGCATACGTGAACGAGCGAGCGCTGCTGGGTAATTTCTGTTTTATATCTTTGTATCTATCTTCCCGTCCCATCGTACTGCACATTGTTCCGCTTGCagttcacatttcatttcccGAATTCTGTCTTGGGATATGACATTGTGATTCCGGGCAGCAGTGCTAAATTTGATTAACACGTCAAAACTCTACCTAATTCATTCAGCCTTTCGACCTGACGTGTTCGATTTTTCCCTGTAGGCGTTCGCCCGGGAATTCCATTAGACTTCTCTGgatcaagattcaaaacctTTCTTACTAGACTCTTCAAATAATGGAAGCATCCTTTACAACGATCCACCTTTCGAAACACTCCGAATTTTCTGCTTTCCTTACTAGTCACCAATCTCCAAGCGAAATCATAGCCCGTGTTCAATACCCTTCATTATTGTCTTAACAATCTTGTTCCACCACAATTTTGAgttatgttattttttttttttttgcatgaaatgGATTGGATCTGGTATGGGAAGACAAATTCTTCGTTTTCCTGAGTAACGGaactgaatttgaattttctccTCACGATCCTCCTTCTCAAGCAATGTAGCAGATGATAATGAATGAGAAACACCATCTTCAATATTGCCCTCTTCAGTTCCTATTTCGCAACTTTTGAGCAGTAAGACGGTGCTTTCTACTTCTAGTACTTGTTTACAGTTCACCGCGCTGTCTTCTCTGTCAATCCCGCTGTCCAATGTCACATATGCATACACTTAACACATGAACTTACATGCAATATCATGCCTTGAATGAACCCGAATTGATCATTTCTTCACTACTCAATCGCATCCGTCGTTTTGCGTGTACATAATGAGTACTTCTCACCGTCTATTTACGTATCTTTTCCTGCTCCAAGTACCCAAGAGCCTATGAGATTGCTTGTACCACAAATCACTTTTGTAACTAgaatatattcaatatttcatcCGTTTGAGCTACTCGTGCGGCTTCTGTCGAAGTATAAACGATCGTCTTTTGTATGTTATTCCCCACCCAACCCTTCTCCCCGTTGATAAGGAATCCATTTCTATTATTGTACTTAAAATAAAAACCTAGCCATGACTCGCTTCCCGTTTTTGATGTGTTTGGGCAATTTCGTATACTACTTCCTCAACTTACAACAATTCatctcttcaatttcaatgacTTCCCAGTCTTTGGACTTGTGAAGGTTCTGACCTAAAGTACTACTGACACTTAGATGTAATTCTCATGACTTAAATTGCTTGCTGTCCTGTAATATGAACTCCAAATATTTTCCTCTCCCACTTCTGTGATTATGAAAACATTCAGAATTTGtgctaaaaaaatcattgttgtCCCTCCCAATTCATCTTAAACTGTCGAATTACTTCGAAAGAAAACCAATGTTGTTGTGTGGCCTTTTCATTGTAAGAAATGGAACTTGATTCGAAGTTGGTTGTTCAGACACTAGAGTAAGGTTTTCGTAGCTTTCGAGCTACATTTAGATATCACCAAATGTCAAACATTCGTATGTGTTGTGCATTTCTACAATTCCAAACTTTAATTGACTTCGTCTCTCATCGTGACGATGGCATGCCCACCGTACCAACACATGCTCGCAATGAGCTTACATGCAGTTTTTTCAATGCTTCGGTTATCTCTACTTCTCCTTGTTATGGCATTCGCCATATCCCATATCCCAAAACACAAAATTACCATCTAATGACTGAAGCTATTCGTAAAAGCAATTCATAGGCACTCACTCATTCGACTGAAACCTCCTCTCAGCTCAGACTCGGCTCATTCTGAGCTCAGTCTGCTAAGTCAAAATAAACTTCAGCTGAGTTGTCGTGTCTTGAGTTTTGATTATATTATCATCGGCTCTAAGATACTTCAAAGCATTCACGTTATGGTCATGACATGCAGCAACATTGCTTTGCCAATTTTGTCCATTTCCCCCTTTCAAACGCTCCTTCCGATGATAAATTGAGGCGGTGTGGGTAGTATCATTTGGTCTCATTTGTGAAGTTTCATAATATTCCTTAACAAAATATCCTTTGAGTACTGATTAATCACAATTTTTTAGGAGGCGCACATATATATAAAGTCCTAAAGTACATTCATTAAGATTACCAGTCCTATGTGCAAGTAACCCTCAAACTACTCGGAATATCACCACTTATACTGTAACTGCTTCTACAATTATTTTCACTTATACTGCTATCACAACTCCCACCTCCCCTATGCTGGTTTTCCAACCAATACCACGACATACATGTACGCTACATACGGTACATAgttttcattatcaatcatCCTTGTACTACATTGCTGACATGCTCTATCCTCCCATTGTACTacagtacacacacacacatacataaaTTAAACAATTATTGTATACTATATACAAAACAAGTGCTGAACGTCATGAGCTAcgaaaaagtaataaaaagccaaaaattaTCATTATGGGCATCCCAGcccccaaaaataaaattcgTGTTgcatttatttcttttcccgAGATCCGTGGCGTAGTCCAATGCCCAATAAATACATCTAGAGCGTGAGAATAAAAATGACTCTAGATCCTGGTGAACACTTTATGGAGTTTGAGTGGTCCCCAGCGTGGTTGTGCGTGACCTATCAAGTGAGTTGATCACCAAAGAAACTGTTGATCCCAGGGGCGCTAAAATGGTTGGTTTGTTGGAAGTGAGTCGAGTAGACTTCACATTGTCAATGCGGTCCGTGACCGAGGTGGCTTGGCGTGGCTCTTCAGCGGTAACAGGGAGTTGATTGGGCCTCAAAGTAATGCTAGCCAATTGACTGACAGATTTGCGGGTATTGGACCCTCGGGCATTACTCGTTGGTGCTTCAAGGGAAGTGTCATGATGCGGCAGAATTTTAAGATCGCTTAGTGAGGAGGCTTGGTCCCGTACGTTGTTAGACTCGGTCGAATTGACTTCGGGGACGGGATACTGGAACAACTCGTTCAAGTTGTAGAACTCTTCTGTCACATTGCAATCCACGTTCAGGGCAAAATCACAGACAAAGTGTTGCTGAAACCAAAAACGGATCAAAAACAGGCTTCCTACGCTACacacaggaaaaaaaattactttCTTGCATTTCAGCGGGCGCTTTGTCCGTTAGCCTCTGCCAACTATAGGGCCGGTTCCTGCTTATTGAATTATATTCTGGTTCAGTTGTTTTTCGCTAATTCTGTCAAAACTCTTAtgcataattagtgacccagaTCGCATAAAGTCGGGAAAAGAAGTTTCGTTCACGGCATGTTACCAGATGTTTTTTGCACTCTACCGTGCCTCTTAAGACCCCGTCTCGTTTGAGTTGTCTGGCGTTGTTAATAAGGGT from Tigriopus californicus strain San Diego chromosome 1, Tcal_SD_v2.1, whole genome shotgun sequence includes the following:
- the LOC131885303 gene encoding uncharacterized protein LOC131885303, whose translation is MGHLTCLSLLVGALAFLDWTRAQDVEEVLSLGSDFSCTGRVYGYYADPRADCQVFHICLGRRDVKWSFMCPNGTIFNQQHFVCDFALNVDCNVTEEFYNLNELFQYPVPEVNSTESNNVRDQASSLSDLKILPHHDTSLEAPTSNARGSNTRKSVSQLASITLRPNQLPVTAEEPRQATSVTDRIDNVKSTRLTSNKPTILAPLGSTVSLVINSLDRSRTTTLGTTQTP